In Halothermothrix orenii H 168, the sequence GTGTTAAAGTAGCTTCCGGTTTAATTCCGGAAGTTTTTTTTAAAAAATTTATCAGGTTGATTTTTATATAAATTTCAGGAAAAAATATTAAGACAATATAAGTTAAATGAGGGTAAAGAATTTATAAATAAAATTTGCTGCAATTCCAGCGGCAAGTCCACCCAGAAAATGACTGGTAATTGCCTTCGAAATTAATTTCCGGTGATTCAGGGCGTCCATCATGGCTACATGAGTGCTTAAAAAACCACTCCAGCACATTCCCATTGCTGTAAAGACAGCAATTTCATTGCCACCAATGATATTTTCGGCAAGAAATTTAGGGACGAGACTTAAGGCTGCTCCGACAGCACCAAGAGCTGTAATGGGGAAGGCGATGGCTTCCGGACTTTTAAATCCAAAAAGGGGTTTTATGATAGGTGATAAAAACTTTCCAATACGTGGTAGAAGCTCTACTCCTTCGAAGGCCTGACCCTGATAACCTGTAGAGGGGTCAGCCGGGCCAAAGGTTAGAAGCATAATTACCGTACATATAATAACTACACCCGGTATAATACTCAACCCGATATCGACTCCCAATTTGCCACCTTCCAGCATCGAAGATAAAAACCTTTCCATAAAGGAATTGGTTCCTTCAGGGGTAACCTTTAGATTAAGGAAATCCCTTTCTTCTATGTTTTCTATTTTTTTCTGGTCAATATCAGTTGAATAATCTTCAATGTTGAAATATTTTTTAACCCTGTATTTCATAATTCTAACACTGATTATACTCCCTATTACGGCCCCCAGGTTTCCTATCAAAGCTTCTTTAAAATAACCGAGACCGGTCATAAAAGTGGTTAAAATTAACCCCATTCCAAAGGCAGTCCCCAGGTTACAGAGACAGGGGACTTCAACCCGGTGAAAATATTTTAGGTATCCCCTTTCTTTGGTAAGGGATATAATGGCAGGATTATCTGATAAATAAGTAGTAACAATCCCCAGAAAAGAGACCCCGGGAAGGTTGTACAGGGGCCGCATCAGGGGAGCAAAAATTTTATTTAAAATCCTTACCAGTCCAAATTCAGTGGCCATTTTTCCAAAGGCACCGGCCAAAACAGCTATGGCCATAATATAAAAGACGGTATCCATAAGAAGTTTGTATGCAGTGTTCATTAACGTTGAAAACATATTGGCAATACCCATCTTTGTTCCTGTATATCCAAAGAAAAGGCCAATGATTCCTACAAAAAGAATGGTATCCAGATACCTTTTTAGAAACTTAACTTTTCCGGAGTGTGTTTTGTGGTTCAAATCTTACTCCTCCTTAAAAAGGGAATAATTTAAGACAATTTAATTATAACTTAATAAAGTTACTATTACAATACAGATACAGATCTGAAATACTAACATAGACTGCAATTTTTAGGAACTACAGGCTTATAAATTGATATTAAGAACCCAAAAAAACCATCATTAGAAAAATATAATTGAAAATACTAAAAAAACCTTAATAAAAAATATTTTACATAACTTACTATTGTTACTATCATATTAAATATTGTATAATTAAAAAGACAAAATAGAGAAGGAGGGGTGTTTATTGAAGTATGAGAAGAAGGTCATACTTCCAGTACTAATATTATTAATACTTGTTATATTCCTGGCAGATGTGCAGGCTTTGAATTATAAGCAGAGTTTCAGTAATTATACCATTTATACAGTAAGGCCTGGTGATAGTTTATATAAACTATCTAATAGGTATGGGGTATCTATATCTACGATAAAGATGCTTAACAACCTGAATTCCAGTATTATATATGTTGGACAAAGGTTAAAAATTCCCGTAAATATGAAAAAATATAAAGTTAGACCCGGTGATACCCTTTATTTAATATCATTAAAATTTAATATTTCTGTTAAGGATATAAAGGAAATTAATAATCTTACTTCGAATTTGATTTTTACTGGGCAAGAACTTTTAATTCCAGTGGAGGATACCGGTAATTCCGATGATAGTTTGGACAATTATATGTTCTATACAGTTAAAGCTGGTGATAGTTTATATAAGATAGCAAAACAATTTGGAACCAGTATCCAGGTCCTGAAAGATATTAATAACTTCAATACTAATATTATTTATATTGGTCAAAAAATTAAGGTGCCGCGAATTACTTATCAACTGGAAGTATTGACCAGAGGAGAGGGCAGGGTAATTAAGGAGATAGTCTCTGGAGATAAAAAGGAAAATGGTTATACCCCTGATAGCCGTATCAGGCTCACGGCCCGGGGTAATAATGGAATGGTCTTTTCACACTGGACAGGTGATGTTAGCAGTAGAGAAAATCCAGTTATAGTTAAAATGGATAGAGATAAGTCCGTTACAGCTGTTTTTTCAACTTCTAAATTAAAAGAAGTCTTAATTAAAGGGAATGTTAATATCAGTAATAAAACAGGTGGCTTTAAATCGGTTAGAAAGGGTAAAGACGCAGAACATTCCATTATACCCCTGCGGGTTTATAATGGATTTATGCCAGCTTACGAAGATTCAGAAATCATTGTAAAGTATAAACCGGTAGTCAATGCCCAGTCTGTAGATAAACTGGAGAAAGTAAATGAGCTGGTTACCCTTAATGAAATGAATACCGGTGAAGGCCGGGTAGTTCGTTACAAGGTTCCCCGGGATAAAGATCTAACTGAATTCCTTGAATATTATGGCAATCAGGATTTTGTTGAATGGGTTGAACCTAATTACATTTACTATCCAACTGGATTACCAGAAGACCCTTACTACCCTATATATCAATGGGATTTTGTCAACTTAAATTTAGAGGCAGCCTGGGATAAAGAAACAGGAAGTAATTCAACCATGGTTGCGGTTCTTGATACCGGTATAGTACCAAATCACCCGGATTTAAAAGGTAATTTATTACAGGGAGCTGATTTTGTGGGAGGTAATAACTCCCATCCTGTTTCTTCATTTCAGGTTACGGATTATGAACCTGTTGATGAGACTACCAGAGAAATGGGTGGTAGTCATGGGACCCATGTTGCCGGGGTTATTGGTGCTCTTACCAGTAATGGCAGGGGGATATCCGGTATCAACTGGAATGTAAAAATACTACCGGTCCGGGTTTTAAAGAAAACTGGTGGGACAAGCTGGGATATCGCTGAAGGTATTTATTATGCAATTGACCAGGGAGCAAAGGTAATAAACTTAAGCCTGGGTAGCAAGTACGACAGCCGTCTTCAGGAAGAAGCTGTTGAGGTAGCCTATAAAAGAGGTGTTACTGTGGTTGCAGCTGCCGGTAATGAAAATTCGCCTGTATATTATCCTGCAGCTTTCCCTGAAGTTATAGCCGTTGCTGCTGTAAGTAAGGATAATACCAAGGCCTATTATTCTAATTATGGGCCCGAAATAGATGTCGCCGCCCCCGGTGGCGGTTATGGTGAATCTATCTACAGTACCTGGGGTTACTATGAACAGGGAGAGACTGTACCGGGGTATGTTGGCATGATCGGAACTTCTATGGCAGCCCCCCATGTTAGTGGAATTGCTGCTTTATTGATATCAAGTGGAGTTGAGAATCCTGATGAGGTTCGAAACCGTCTAATTAGTACAGCTATTGATCTGGGGGCTACAGGTAAAGATGATTATTACGGTTATGGTCTGGTTGATGCCTATGGAGCCCTGCTGGGGAAAAAACTTCAGGATCCGGTAGTGTTTACGGCAACAAAGGAAGGTAATTCTTTGATTGTAAAAAGTGATATTAATAAGATTGATAAAGAGGGTAGCTTTTCTTTGAGGAGTAAACCGGGTCAAAATATGATTGTTGCCGCCTGGCGTGATGTAAATAGCAATGGGGTTGTTGATAAAGGTGATTATTACGGTATGACCGGGCCTCTGGATATAACCGGTATTATTGAAAATATCAATGTTAAAATAAATTATATCTCTAAATCGACATTAAAAGATAATCTAACAGTTGTAAAATAAACATGGGCAAGGGGGTAGAATTTTGAAATCTTTATGTAATGGAAAAAGACTTATATTATTAATAATAATACTTGTGTTAGTTACAAACCAACTGGTTCTGGCCGGTACATTTGCACCGGCTTCATTAAATATTGCTGGAAAGGATGTAGTCGGGCTCAGTAGTTTTCAGACTGTAAGTGAAGAGAGTGTAATTCCCCTAAATCTTTCATCTGATGCATTAAAAGCATTGTCCCATCAGAATTTTGAAATCGTTGGTTATACTAATTTAGATACCTTGAAAAAAGATGATTATAGGTCAACGGTGGTTTATTATGTAAAGCCAGGGGATAGCCTGTATAAAATTGCCAGCAGATTTAATATTACCACACAGGAAATAAAAAATTTCAATAATTTAAAAACAAATGTCCTGTATGTTGGGCAAAAATTATATATTCCGGTAGCTGAACAAAACACA encodes:
- a CDS encoding CD0519/CD1768 family membrane protein, which encodes MNHKTHSGKVKFLKRYLDTILFVGIIGLFFGYTGTKMGIANMFSTLMNTAYKLLMDTVFYIMAIAVLAGAFGKMATEFGLVRILNKIFAPLMRPLYNLPGVSFLGIVTTYLSDNPAIISLTKERGYLKYFHRVEVPCLCNLGTAFGMGLILTTFMTGLGYFKEALIGNLGAVIGSIISVRIMKYRVKKYFNIEDYSTDIDQKKIENIEERDFLNLKVTPEGTNSFMERFLSSMLEGGKLGVDIGLSIIPGVVIICTVIMLLTFGPADPSTGYQGQAFEGVELLPRIGKFLSPIIKPLFGFKSPEAIAFPITALGAVGAALSLVPKFLAENIIGGNEIAVFTAMGMCWSGFLSTHVAMMDALNHRKLISKAITSHFLGGLAAGIAANFIYKFFTLI
- a CDS encoding S8 family serine peptidase; protein product: MKYEKKVILPVLILLILVIFLADVQALNYKQSFSNYTIYTVRPGDSLYKLSNRYGVSISTIKMLNNLNSSIIYVGQRLKIPVNMKKYKVRPGDTLYLISLKFNISVKDIKEINNLTSNLIFTGQELLIPVEDTGNSDDSLDNYMFYTVKAGDSLYKIAKQFGTSIQVLKDINNFNTNIIYIGQKIKVPRITYQLEVLTRGEGRVIKEIVSGDKKENGYTPDSRIRLTARGNNGMVFSHWTGDVSSRENPVIVKMDRDKSVTAVFSTSKLKEVLIKGNVNISNKTGGFKSVRKGKDAEHSIIPLRVYNGFMPAYEDSEIIVKYKPVVNAQSVDKLEKVNELVTLNEMNTGEGRVVRYKVPRDKDLTEFLEYYGNQDFVEWVEPNYIYYPTGLPEDPYYPIYQWDFVNLNLEAAWDKETGSNSTMVAVLDTGIVPNHPDLKGNLLQGADFVGGNNSHPVSSFQVTDYEPVDETTREMGGSHGTHVAGVIGALTSNGRGISGINWNVKILPVRVLKKTGGTSWDIAEGIYYAIDQGAKVINLSLGSKYDSRLQEEAVEVAYKRGVTVVAAAGNENSPVYYPAAFPEVIAVAAVSKDNTKAYYSNYGPEIDVAAPGGGYGESIYSTWGYYEQGETVPGYVGMIGTSMAAPHVSGIAALLISSGVENPDEVRNRLISTAIDLGATGKDDYYGYGLVDAYGALLGKKLQDPVVFTATKEGNSLIVKSDINKIDKEGSFSLRSKPGQNMIVAAWRDVNSNGVVDKGDYYGMTGPLDITGIIENINVKINYISKSTLKDNLTVVK